The Asticcacaulis excentricus CB 48 genome includes a window with the following:
- a CDS encoding DUF1697 domain-containing protein — translation MTIYVALLRGVNVGGTNRLPMKNWRESLETQGFAKVRTYIQSGNAVFESDKAAESLPDLITADIGARFGFTPVCHVLSLDQVRAARQACTFVPEGEGAHKQVHLMFLKGGIKAYDPDGLAALATQGEQFHMGKGVFYLYTPQGFGKSVVAEKLPRFLKAEMTARNLRTVDSLIELALG, via the coding sequence TTGACGATCTATGTGGCGTTGCTGCGCGGGGTGAATGTCGGCGGCACCAACAGGTTGCCAATGAAAAACTGGCGCGAAAGTCTTGAGACGCAGGGCTTTGCGAAGGTACGCACCTATATCCAGAGCGGTAATGCCGTGTTTGAAAGCGATAAGGCCGCCGAAAGTCTCCCCGACCTTATCACCGCTGACATAGGGGCGCGCTTTGGGTTTACGCCCGTCTGCCACGTGCTTAGCCTAGATCAGGTCCGCGCCGCGCGTCAGGCTTGCACCTTCGTTCCAGAGGGGGAGGGTGCCCACAAACAAGTGCATCTGATGTTTCTCAAGGGCGGGATAAAGGCCTATGACCCAGATGGGCTCGCAGCGCTGGCCACGCAGGGCGAGCAGTTCCACATGGGTAAGGGTGTCTTTTATCTCTATACGCCGCAAGGCTTTGGCAAGTCGGTGGTGGCCGAGAAGCTGCCGCGCTTCCTCAAGGCCGAGATGACGGCCCGCAATCTGAGGACCGTCGATTCGTTGATCGAACTGGCGCTCGGCTGA